In Aliamphritea ceti, a single window of DNA contains:
- a CDS encoding FixH family protein, with the protein MSQPDPIAPWYKQPWLWFILAPLIASFMYASVYISAAIFTRDTLVRDNYYRHAKAYNQDNSQIRAAADLGIMAALKIDDVTGDVSIELTSNNDYVKPENLSLELVHATLADRDFSINLRRVRDGFYLGNIDSKPLGKQYVILQSEDASWQIRQTIFPPYDQTQFDLIPHKTN; encoded by the coding sequence ATGTCCCAACCTGACCCAATTGCACCATGGTACAAACAGCCATGGCTATGGTTTATTCTTGCGCCGCTTATTGCCTCCTTTATGTACGCTTCTGTTTATATATCTGCGGCTATATTTACCCGTGACACATTGGTGCGGGATAACTATTACCGACATGCAAAAGCATATAATCAGGATAACTCACAAATCCGGGCAGCTGCTGACCTAGGCATAATGGCAGCACTGAAAATAGATGACGTTACCGGAGATGTCAGTATTGAATTAACCAGTAACAACGATTATGTAAAACCAGAAAATCTGTCACTGGAATTAGTTCATGCGACCCTTGCAGACCGTGACTTTTCCATCAATCTGCGCCGTGTTCGTGACGGATTCTACCTGGGCAACATTGACAGTAAACCACTGGGTAAACAATACGTTATTCTGCAATCGGAAGATGCCAGCTGGCAGATTCGTCAGACCATCTTTCCTCCGTACGATCAGACCCAGTTCGACCTCATTCCACATAAGACCAATTAA
- a CDS encoding phosphatase PAP2 family protein, with protein sequence MFQRLQLLDTQLYLRIYNCYELPHMAVFSRWISRLGDGIAYLLFGLILFWLEPVDGSEFFQASLLTFSIEVPLYLLLKQLIKRNRPCDHLNGVTPAIKPADQFSFPSGHAAAAFAFASMLSLYYPSLSETALIIAGLIGLSRVLLGVHYPTDILAGAVLGTGSAALGYNLYFVL encoded by the coding sequence ATGTTTCAGCGCCTGCAGCTATTAGATACCCAACTCTACCTCCGCATCTATAACTGCTATGAACTACCACATATGGCAGTATTCAGCCGCTGGATATCCCGGCTGGGTGACGGCATAGCTTACCTGTTATTCGGCTTAATACTCTTCTGGTTAGAACCTGTCGACGGCAGCGAGTTTTTTCAGGCCAGCCTGCTCACCTTCAGTATTGAAGTTCCGCTTTATCTGCTCCTTAAACAGCTGATCAAACGCAACCGTCCCTGTGATCACCTCAACGGCGTGACGCCAGCTATTAAACCGGCAGACCAGTTTAGCTTTCCTTCAGGGCACGCCGCTGCAGCTTTCGCATTTGCCAGCATGCTGAGCCTTTATTATCCAAGCTTGTCTGAAACAGCCTTAATAATCGCAGGACTGATCGGCCTGTCCCGGGTATTGCTCGGTGTACATTATCCAACCGACATTCTCGCCGGCGCAGTATTAGGCACAGGCAGTGCTGCTCTGGGCTACAACCTCTACTTTGTTCTATAA
- a CDS encoding heavy metal translocating P-type ATPase: MPEAPTATNQPQLCFHCGLDVPANSEYAAEINGKLQPMCCPGCQAVAEAIAAGGLENYYKHRTNDAQSPDTADRNQQRLAELKLYDEASVQQSFVNTLSDGSKQAALVIEGITCAACVWLLEHHISALDGVTQASVNMTNHRAQISWQPDQIELSTILAAIYSIGYQGHPYHPNKEEQLLAAETRRATRRLGIAGVFTMQIMMISIALYADSNNQLEQHLITFMRWASFVLATPVVIYAARPFFDAAWRDLKTRHLTMDVPVSIAIGGAYLASIWATATATGEVYFDSVSMFTFFLLIGRYLEMKARHRTGRAGNSLLNLLPASATVIRDGQEVLIPATDLQTGDRVIVKPGHTVSADGIIISGNSSIDESALTGEYLPLNKQPGDTVVGGTINVENPLEIEVTDVGAESKLSSVVRLLDRAHQEKPLAAKTADKIAGYFVAAVLITAISVAVIWWNIAPEHALWITLSVLVVTCPCALSLATPTALTAATGALRENGILITRGHVLESLAKATHIVFDKTGTLTEGNLSLQQTISLNSLTKTQCLDIAAALEAHSEHPIAKAFHQHYEQFQIPPASDLNNHIGEGLEGNVESVIYRIGKPEFASANCDEILSYQDAPDNNGQWLLLVSDKTPLAWFCLNDPIRKHAAQSVQKLQQQGLNVTMLTGDNSAAVSAVSQQLNINQVISGVSPEEKLQHVQQLQADGARVIMVGDGINDIPVLAGAQISIAMGAATDLAKTNADAVLISSDLQRLPQALTHAQKTQKIIRQNLAWALVYNIIALPLAASGLIAPYMAAIGMSASSLVVVGNALRLSRLRQADRTTKQTVSQPVMQQSNN, encoded by the coding sequence ATGCCTGAAGCACCTACAGCAACAAACCAGCCGCAGTTATGTTTCCACTGCGGCCTGGATGTGCCTGCCAATTCTGAATACGCAGCCGAGATTAACGGCAAACTTCAGCCAATGTGCTGCCCGGGTTGTCAGGCCGTAGCTGAAGCAATCGCCGCTGGCGGTCTGGAAAACTATTACAAGCACCGCACCAACGATGCTCAGTCACCAGACACTGCAGACCGTAACCAGCAGCGCCTCGCTGAATTAAAACTCTACGATGAAGCTTCGGTACAGCAAAGTTTTGTGAATACCCTGAGCGATGGCAGCAAACAGGCTGCCTTGGTGATCGAAGGCATTACCTGCGCTGCCTGCGTATGGCTTTTAGAGCATCATATTTCAGCACTGGACGGCGTCACTCAGGCATCGGTGAATATGACTAATCACCGTGCGCAAATCAGCTGGCAGCCTGACCAGATCGAACTCAGTACGATTCTTGCTGCGATTTACTCGATTGGTTATCAGGGACATCCTTACCACCCCAATAAAGAAGAACAACTGTTGGCAGCGGAAACCCGCCGGGCCACTCGCCGACTAGGCATTGCCGGTGTATTTACCATGCAGATCATGATGATCTCTATTGCCCTTTATGCCGACAGTAACAATCAGCTTGAGCAACACCTGATCACCTTTATGCGCTGGGCCAGCTTTGTACTTGCTACGCCAGTTGTAATCTATGCAGCCAGACCTTTCTTTGACGCCGCGTGGCGTGATCTGAAAACCCGACATCTCACAATGGATGTACCAGTTTCGATCGCTATTGGCGGTGCCTATCTCGCCAGCATCTGGGCCACAGCGACAGCAACCGGCGAAGTCTATTTCGACTCAGTCAGCATGTTTACTTTCTTCCTGCTCATCGGTCGCTATTTAGAAATGAAAGCCCGCCACCGTACTGGCAGAGCTGGTAATTCACTTCTCAATCTACTACCAGCAAGCGCAACTGTTATTCGCGACGGCCAGGAAGTACTGATACCCGCAACTGACCTGCAAACCGGTGACAGGGTAATCGTCAAACCAGGCCATACTGTTTCAGCCGACGGCATCATTATCAGCGGAAACAGCAGCATTGATGAATCTGCGCTAACCGGTGAATACCTGCCACTCAACAAACAACCAGGAGATACAGTTGTCGGCGGCACTATTAATGTCGAAAATCCGCTGGAGATAGAAGTTACTGATGTCGGCGCCGAATCTAAACTTTCGTCAGTGGTTCGCTTACTTGATCGCGCCCACCAGGAAAAACCTCTGGCCGCCAAAACCGCTGATAAAATTGCCGGTTACTTTGTTGCAGCAGTATTGATCACCGCTATAAGCGTAGCCGTTATCTGGTGGAACATAGCCCCCGAACACGCACTTTGGATAACCCTCTCAGTACTGGTTGTTACCTGTCCGTGCGCGCTTTCACTGGCTACACCGACCGCGCTGACAGCAGCCACCGGAGCACTGCGGGAAAATGGCATTTTAATTACCCGCGGCCATGTTCTCGAGAGCTTGGCAAAAGCGACTCACATCGTATTTGATAAAACCGGCACGCTGACAGAAGGCAACCTGTCTTTACAGCAAACAATCAGCCTGAATAGCCTGACTAAGACTCAATGCCTCGATATTGCTGCAGCACTGGAAGCGCATTCTGAACACCCTATTGCCAAAGCCTTTCACCAGCACTATGAGCAATTTCAAATCCCTCCGGCTAGTGATCTGAATAATCATATCGGCGAAGGTCTTGAAGGCAATGTAGAAAGCGTTATTTACCGTATCGGGAAGCCCGAATTTGCCAGCGCCAACTGCGATGAAATACTCAGCTACCAGGATGCACCTGACAACAATGGCCAGTGGCTATTACTGGTTTCCGACAAAACGCCACTTGCCTGGTTCTGCCTAAACGATCCGATTCGCAAACATGCTGCGCAATCCGTGCAGAAGCTCCAGCAACAAGGACTGAATGTCACTATGCTAACCGGTGACAACTCTGCTGCTGTTAGTGCCGTTTCACAGCAACTGAATATCAATCAGGTTATTTCAGGTGTTTCGCCGGAAGAAAAACTGCAACACGTACAGCAGTTACAGGCAGACGGTGCCCGGGTAATAATGGTTGGCGATGGTATTAATGACATTCCGGTACTTGCCGGCGCGCAGATATCTATCGCAATGGGGGCTGCAACCGATCTGGCTAAAACAAACGCCGATGCTGTACTGATCTCCAGTGACCTGCAACGCTTACCCCAAGCCTTAACCCATGCGCAAAAAACTCAGAAAATAATTCGTCAGAATTTGGCCTGGGCGCTGGTGTATAATATTATCGCGCTGCCGCTTGCTGCCAGCGGACTGATAGCACCTTATATGGCTGCTATTGGCATGTCTGCCAGCTCGCTTGTTGTTGTGGGTAACGCACTGCGTCTTTCCCGCCTCAGGCAAGCTGACAGAACAACCAAACAAACTGTGTCACAACCAGTGATGCAACAGTCAAACAACTAA
- the fnr gene encoding fumarate/nitrate reduction transcriptional regulator Fnr, which produces MSDTKATDRKVHSISQVHCSTCSLSSLCLPVSLNLTEMDRLDNIIEKSRPLKKGEHLFHQGDSFSSIYAIRAGSIKSYSLTNQGEEQITGFYFPGELVGFSGFDENEYPISAKVLETTTVCEIPFPRLDELSGQLPELRRQVLRTLSKEVREDQQMMLLLSKKNAEQRIATFLFKLSSRYKARGYSATQFRLSMSRNEIGNFLGLAVETVSRIFTRFQKNGLITVEGKEIELIQLEEIQLLSGDCVAEEDSDARINTNQMD; this is translated from the coding sequence ATGAGTGACACAAAGGCAACCGATCGCAAAGTACACAGCATTTCACAGGTACATTGCAGCACCTGTAGCCTGAGCTCACTGTGTCTTCCTGTTTCCCTGAACCTGACTGAAATGGATCGCCTCGATAATATTATCGAGAAGAGCCGTCCGTTGAAGAAAGGTGAACATCTGTTCCATCAGGGAGATTCATTTTCATCTATCTATGCCATTCGCGCAGGCAGTATCAAAAGCTATAGCCTTACGAACCAGGGCGAAGAACAAATCACTGGCTTTTACTTCCCGGGTGAACTGGTTGGCTTCAGTGGTTTTGACGAAAACGAATATCCAATTTCAGCCAAAGTACTGGAAACCACTACCGTATGTGAGATTCCTTTCCCACGGCTGGACGAACTGTCAGGACAGCTTCCTGAGCTGCGCCGTCAGGTATTGCGTACACTGAGTAAAGAAGTACGTGAAGATCAGCAAATGATGCTGCTACTCAGTAAGAAAAATGCTGAGCAGCGTATTGCTACCTTCCTGTTCAAACTTTCTTCCCGCTATAAAGCACGTGGTTACTCTGCCACTCAGTTCCGTTTATCCATGTCACGGAATGAAATCGGTAACTTCCTGGGTCTGGCAGTAGAAACCGTCAGCCGTATCTTCACCCGTTTCCAGAAAAATGGCCTGATTACCGTTGAAGGTAAGGAAATTGAACTGATTCAACTGGAAGAAATCCAGCTGCTGTCAGGCGACTGTGTGGCTGAAGAAGACAGTGACGCTCGCATCAATACTAATCAGATGGACTAG
- a CDS encoding sulfite exporter TauE/SafE family protein, which produces MTELSIFYAVLLGLLGSAHCLGMCGGISSAIAMGINQPNRHPLVLLLSFNTGRVLSYAIAGGILGGLGWLIESPTTGLIMRSIAGLMLILLGLYIARWWQAVTYIERLGKHLWKHLQPFSKQLLPVSSVPKALLLGSIWGWLPCGLVYSTLIWSASAADWQTSALLMGGFGLGTIPAMLVTGLLARQLQGFLQHRITQAVAGLCIISFGIYTLPLSGLLQSFSA; this is translated from the coding sequence ATGACTGAACTCAGTATCTTTTATGCCGTACTTCTCGGTTTACTCGGTAGCGCCCACTGTCTTGGAATGTGCGGCGGTATTTCCAGTGCAATCGCTATGGGCATCAACCAGCCAAACCGTCATCCGCTCGTTTTATTACTCAGCTTCAATACTGGCCGGGTGCTTAGCTATGCTATTGCAGGCGGAATTCTCGGTGGGCTTGGCTGGCTTATAGAATCCCCCACTACCGGCCTGATTATGCGTAGCATTGCCGGACTTATGTTGATTTTATTGGGTCTGTATATTGCCAGATGGTGGCAGGCTGTCACTTATATTGAGCGACTGGGTAAACATCTCTGGAAGCATCTGCAGCCTTTTAGCAAGCAATTGCTCCCGGTCAGCTCAGTACCTAAAGCACTGTTACTCGGAAGCATCTGGGGCTGGCTCCCCTGTGGGTTGGTATACTCTACACTTATCTGGAGCGCCAGTGCCGCAGACTGGCAAACTTCCGCACTGCTCATGGGCGGCTTCGGTCTGGGAACAATTCCCGCCATGCTGGTCACCGGTTTATTGGCCCGTCAACTACAGGGCTTCTTACAACATCGCATTACTCAAGCTGTGGCTGGCCTATGCATTATCAGCTTTGGTATCTACACCTTACCGCTTTCAGGTTTACTACAATCCTTCAGCGCTTGA
- a CDS encoding MJ1255/VC2487 family glycosyltransferase gives MKILYGVQATGNGHITRARVLAPKLAQQGIVVDYLFTGRPANKLFDMEPFGNYQVRRGLTFIVEQGQVNKLKTCFNNSLTELFRDIRQLDLSQYDLIISDFEPISAWAAWLQGKTCIGIAHQYAFNYDLPGPNIKYAMLPGTRLFAPASVPIGLHWNHFNAPILPPMINSQPVNKNLEADKILVYLPFESLDQIIKWLEPLNNYRFFVYCDIKQTKQIGHIKLCPFSREDFPADMQSSAGVIANSGFGLASEVLQSGKKLLTKPLTGQPEQRSNAAVLEHLQLADCFEDLTVEGFQAWLSKPAPQAIKYPDVATALAEWIAGNCQTPVESLCKQLWSEMEQTDL, from the coding sequence ATGAAAATACTCTATGGCGTTCAGGCAACCGGTAATGGCCATATAACCCGTGCCCGGGTACTGGCACCCAAACTGGCGCAACAAGGCATAGTAGTGGATTATCTGTTCACTGGCAGGCCTGCCAATAAGCTATTCGATATGGAGCCCTTCGGTAATTATCAGGTAAGACGTGGACTGACCTTCATCGTCGAACAGGGGCAGGTAAACAAGCTCAAAACCTGCTTTAACAACAGCCTGACTGAGCTTTTTCGTGACATCCGACAGCTGGATCTCAGCCAGTATGATCTGATAATCAGTGACTTTGAACCGATAAGTGCCTGGGCCGCCTGGCTGCAGGGAAAAACCTGTATAGGTATCGCCCACCAATATGCTTTTAATTACGACTTACCGGGCCCGAATATAAAATACGCTATGCTTCCGGGAACCCGCCTGTTTGCGCCTGCCAGTGTACCAATAGGCTTACACTGGAATCATTTCAACGCACCTATTCTGCCACCAATGATCAACAGTCAACCGGTAAATAAAAACCTTGAAGCAGATAAAATTCTTGTTTATCTGCCGTTTGAATCACTGGACCAAATCATTAAATGGCTGGAACCGCTGAATAACTATCGCTTCTTTGTATACTGCGATATCAAGCAAACTAAGCAAATCGGCCATATTAAACTGTGTCCATTCTCAAGAGAGGATTTTCCGGCGGACATGCAAAGCAGCGCTGGCGTGATCGCGAACAGCGGCTTTGGTCTGGCAAGTGAAGTATTACAGTCAGGAAAGAAACTATTAACCAAGCCGCTTACCGGCCAGCCAGAACAACGTTCAAATGCTGCAGTGCTCGAGCACTTGCAGCTGGCAGACTGTTTCGAAGATTTAACGGTTGAAGGCTTTCAGGCATGGCTGTCGAAACCGGCGCCACAGGCAATTAAATATCCCGATGTGGCGACGGCACTGGCAGAATGGATTGCCGGTAATTGCCAGACGCCCGTTGAGTCATTATGTAAGCAGCTATGGTCTGAAATGGAACAGACGGACCTGTAA
- a CDS encoding thioredoxin family protein produces MKLRLLPFITLLVSVFISHLSWAQPAQKLALSPISQPDDARSSEDALPELINLQQDAQIAGNRFALILVSQPNCQYCELITREILMPMQLSGKYDKKLLFRKLTIFDDSNTIIDFNGNRVDATVFANRYNSAFTPTLLFVDPNDGKVLTDKMVGINTIDLYGFYVDRAVNKARKALRYKLLASK; encoded by the coding sequence ATGAAACTGAGACTGCTACCGTTTATCACCTTATTGGTGAGTGTATTTATCAGCCATTTAAGCTGGGCTCAACCTGCCCAGAAACTGGCACTATCGCCTATCAGCCAACCTGATGATGCACGATCATCAGAAGATGCGCTGCCTGAACTGATCAATTTGCAGCAAGACGCGCAGATTGCCGGCAACCGCTTTGCCCTCATTCTGGTCAGCCAGCCAAACTGTCAGTACTGTGAATTAATCACTCGCGAAATTCTGATGCCGATGCAGCTCAGCGGCAAATATGATAAGAAGCTACTGTTCCGAAAGCTGACCATTTTTGATGACAGCAACACCATTATCGACTTCAACGGCAACCGGGTAGACGCCACTGTATTTGCTAACCGATACAACTCAGCATTTACCCCCACCCTGTTGTTTGTTGACCCTAATGACGGTAAGGTGCTGACCGACAAAATGGTTGGTATCAACACCATCGACCTGTATGGATTCTATGTAGACCGTGCCGTTAATAAAGCACGCAAAGCATTACGCTATAAGCTGCTAGCATCCAAATAA
- the ccoS gene encoding cbb3-type cytochrome oxidase assembly protein CcoS has product MNILYLLIPIAIILAGLGIWGFFWSVNSGQYDDMESPAHSILYDDDEHLIPNDAKQKAADKQND; this is encoded by the coding sequence ATGAACATTCTCTATCTGCTGATTCCTATCGCTATCATTCTGGCAGGCCTTGGTATCTGGGGATTTTTCTGGTCTGTAAACAGCGGTCAATACGATGATATGGAGTCACCGGCCCATAGCATTCTCTATGATGACGACGAACACCTGATCCCTAACGACGCCAAACAAAAGGCTGCTGATAAGCAGAATGACTGA
- a CDS encoding adenine phosphoribosyltransferase has translation MSFDECYIKSVMRTIPDWPEEGIMFRDITPLFKDPKALRMISDAFIQRYIDSDITHIASIDARGFLIGSIMAYQLNIPLVLVRKKGKLPGATISQEYKLEYGSATVEMQADAVTKGDNVLIFDDLIATGGTVLAASTIIKELGASVAEVATLINLPDLQGSRKIQEAGIPVFSLMSYEGL, from the coding sequence ATGTCTTTTGATGAATGTTATATAAAGTCGGTAATGCGTACGATTCCGGACTGGCCGGAAGAAGGCATTATGTTTCGCGATATCACGCCACTATTTAAAGACCCTAAAGCGTTACGCATGATCAGCGACGCTTTCATCCAGCGTTATATTGATTCAGATATTACCCACATCGCCAGCATCGACGCCCGCGGCTTTCTGATCGGATCAATCATGGCCTATCAGTTGAATATCCCACTGGTGCTGGTCCGTAAGAAAGGCAAATTGCCGGGTGCAACTATTTCTCAGGAATACAAACTGGAATACGGCAGTGCCACCGTCGAAATGCAGGCCGACGCCGTCACTAAAGGCGATAATGTACTTATCTTTGATGATCTGATTGCCACCGGCGGAACAGTACTGGCCGCCAGCACTATTATTAAAGAGCTGGGCGCCAGCGTTGCTGAAGTTGCAACCCTGATCAATCTGCCTGACTTACAAGGCTCACGTAAAATTCAGGAAGCCGGCATTCCGGTTTTCAGCCTTATGTCTTACGAAGGTTTATAA
- the rdgC gene encoding recombination-associated protein RdgC, whose translation MWFKNAIFYRFSQSFDHTAEALEAKLEDKAFTPCGSQELSRFGWVSPSNGMSDMLVHSGQGFMLIAAQKEEKMLPSSVIKQKLEAKVKIIEHEQARKVYRKERDQLKDEIVIDLLPRAFSKYQTTHALIAPQHGLLIVDASSHKRAEELLSHLRTELGSLPVVLPDVNHSPSAIMSQWLESADTRPHDFVIMDECELRDTSVENGVIRCKGQDLESDEIRQHLEAGKRISKLAVDWQESLNFIIQDDLCLKRLKLSDSLKEKLDQDSPDEAMERFDAEFVSMSLELTRLIPMLLEAFGGEAVRP comes from the coding sequence ATGTGGTTTAAAAACGCAATTTTCTATCGGTTCTCTCAATCTTTCGATCACACTGCAGAAGCACTGGAAGCTAAGCTGGAAGACAAAGCCTTCACTCCATGTGGCAGCCAGGAACTGAGCCGTTTTGGCTGGGTTAGCCCAAGCAACGGCATGTCAGACATGCTGGTGCATTCCGGCCAGGGCTTTATGTTGATTGCGGCACAGAAAGAAGAAAAAATGCTGCCATCATCAGTAATCAAGCAGAAGCTGGAAGCTAAAGTTAAAATCATCGAGCACGAACAGGCACGTAAAGTTTACCGCAAAGAACGTGACCAGCTTAAAGATGAAATCGTCATTGATCTTCTACCCCGTGCTTTCAGCAAGTACCAGACAACTCATGCGCTGATAGCGCCTCAGCATGGCTTACTCATTGTTGACGCCAGCAGCCATAAACGCGCAGAAGAACTGCTTAGTCACCTGCGTACCGAACTGGGATCACTGCCAGTCGTACTGCCCGACGTTAACCATTCACCATCCGCTATTATGTCTCAGTGGCTGGAAAGCGCAGATACCCGTCCACATGACTTTGTTATTATGGATGAATGTGAACTACGGGATACCAGTGTTGAAAACGGCGTAATCCGTTGTAAAGGTCAGGACCTTGAGAGCGATGAAATTCGCCAGCACCTGGAAGCCGGCAAGCGCATCTCCAAGCTGGCTGTCGACTGGCAGGAAAGTCTTAACTTCATCATTCAGGACGACCTGTGCCTGAAGCGCCTGAAGCTTTCTGACTCCCTGAAAGAGAAGCTTGACCAGGACAGCCCGGACGAAGCTATGGAACGTTTTGATGCAGAATTCGTTTCTATGTCACTGGAACTGACCCGCCTGATTCCAATGTTACTGGAAGCATTTGGTGGCGAAGCCGTACGTCCATAG
- the hemN gene encoding oxygen-independent coproporphyrinogen III oxidase translates to MTQPNLIEWDLDLIRRYDLSGPRYTSYPTAIQFDPSLEASDLVDCGQNTADISTPLSLYVHIPFCAHVCYYCACNKVITRNRKKAQPYLDTLYQEMAQLSKWYSKDRIVEQLHWGGGTPTFISNEQMTELMQAMRDNFNLLDDDSGDYSIEIDPREVDNETLQVLRNIGFNRISLGVQDVELKVQQAVNRVQPVEEVAAVLHEARRLGFRSINMDLIYGLPHQTLESFKQTLATIIELSPDRLSVFNYAHMPDRFRSQKHIQAEDLPSPETKLAILETTIAMLTDAGYVYIGMDHFAKPDDELAIAQRNNQLHRNFQGYTTHKECDLVAMGVSSISQIGDVYYQNQHDMRLYTDAVEADIHAINRGVTLSLDDRIRRAVITQLICHFELDKDRIEADFDIRFDDYFAEELTEIEQFAEDGLISLEKDNRELLATGSGRLLIRRICMTFDAYIPKRTATQGYSRII, encoded by the coding sequence GTGACTCAACCAAATCTTATAGAATGGGATCTGGATCTGATCCGTCGTTATGATCTTTCCGGCCCCCGTTACACCTCCTACCCTACCGCAATTCAGTTTGACCCTTCTCTGGAAGCCAGCGATCTGGTCGACTGCGGACAAAACACAGCCGATATTAGCACTCCCTTATCTTTATATGTGCATATCCCCTTCTGTGCCCACGTTTGTTACTACTGCGCCTGTAACAAAGTCATCACCCGTAACCGCAAAAAAGCTCAGCCCTATCTGGACACCCTTTATCAGGAAATGGCTCAGCTATCGAAGTGGTATTCAAAAGACCGCATTGTTGAACAACTTCACTGGGGCGGCGGCACACCAACCTTCATCAGTAACGAACAAATGACCGAACTGATGCAGGCAATGCGTGACAACTTTAATCTGTTAGATGATGACAGCGGCGATTATTCAATCGAGATTGATCCGCGGGAAGTTGATAACGAAACACTTCAGGTACTGCGTAACATTGGCTTTAACCGTATCAGCCTTGGTGTACAGGATGTCGAACTCAAAGTGCAGCAAGCTGTAAACCGTGTACAACCTGTAGAAGAAGTTGCTGCAGTATTGCACGAAGCCCGCAGACTCGGCTTCCGTTCTATCAATATGGATCTGATATACGGTTTGCCACATCAGACACTGGAAAGCTTTAAGCAGACGCTGGCCACTATTATCGAGCTAAGCCCAGACCGCTTGTCAGTATTTAACTATGCGCATATGCCAGATCGCTTCCGTTCTCAGAAACACATTCAGGCTGAAGATTTACCAAGCCCTGAAACGAAACTGGCGATTCTGGAAACGACTATAGCTATGCTGACTGATGCAGGTTATGTCTATATCGGTATGGACCACTTCGCCAAGCCTGATGATGAACTGGCCATTGCACAGCGCAATAATCAGCTTCACCGTAATTTTCAGGGCTACACCACCCATAAAGAATGCGACCTGGTCGCGATGGGGGTTTCGTCCATCAGTCAGATTGGTGATGTCTATTACCAGAACCAGCATGACATGCGCCTTTATACAGACGCCGTAGAAGCAGATATTCATGCCATTAACCGTGGTGTCACTCTCAGCCTGGATGATCGCATTCGCAGAGCAGTTATCACCCAGCTGATCTGTCACTTTGAGCTGGATAAAGATCGCATCGAAGCAGACTTTGATATCCGCTTTGATGACTACTTTGCAGAAGAACTCACAGAAATTGAACAGTTTGCTGAAGACGGCCTGATCAGTCTGGAAAAAGATAACCGTGAACTGCTGGCAACAGGTAGCGGCAGGTTATTAATCCGCCGGATCTGCATGACATTTGATGCTTACATTCCAAAGCGAACGGCTACTCAGGGATACTCCCGAATCATTTGA